Proteins found in one Alteromonas macleodii genomic segment:
- a CDS encoding OadG family protein codes for MNSESVASLLIEAGSLMLIGMVFVFSFLGLLIVGIHLIARFCEAFPGETSDPLANVTRPSANLARNNQAVQPGIDGNVIAAISAAIHTHRQNSKK; via the coding sequence ATGAATTCGGAATCCGTCGCTAGTTTGCTCATTGAAGCAGGCTCTCTTATGCTCATAGGAATGGTATTTGTCTTTTCGTTCTTGGGACTGCTTATTGTCGGCATTCATTTGATTGCACGTTTTTGTGAAGCATTTCCAGGTGAAACATCAGACCCTTTAGCCAATGTGACCCGGCCTTCAGCCAATTTGGCTCGAAATAATCAAGCGGTACAACCGGGAATAGACGGTAATGTCATCGCTGCTATTTCTGCCGCAATTCATACCCATCGCCAAAATTCTAAAAAATAA
- the oadA gene encoding sodium-extruding oxaloacetate decarboxylase subunit alpha, whose translation MSKPLALTELVLRDAHQSLLATRMRIEDMLPIAEKLDKAGFWSVESWGGATFDACIRYLGEDPWERIRKLKAAMPNTKQQMLLRGQNLLGYRHYADDVVTRFVERAHESGVDVFRIFDAMNDIRNLKTAIKATIDSGAHAQGTISYTVSPVHNLELWLDMAKQLEDLGVHSICVKDMAGLLKPYECEALITGLKETVDVPIAMQCHATTGLSTATYQKATDAGIDMLDTAISSMSMTYGHSATETMVSIVEGTERDTGIALPELEEIASYFREVRKKYSKFEGSLKGVDARILLAQVPGGMLTNMESQLKEQGAEDKFEEVLKEIPRVREDLGYIPLVTPTSQIVGTQSVLNVLTGERYKSITKETAGVLKGEYGATAAPVNNELQERVLDGAEPVTCRPADNIAPELDALSKELDELAEKKQLSLSDDKIDDVLTYALFPQIGLKFIENRGNPDAFEPAPGAQESQGTHAPSPAEAKSNSQGATAGETYDVNVEGKVYRVEVAPSGTLTSVTPADTAQPQPQTVSTASPAAASSQSIDAPLAGNVFKVLIRTGDSVSEGDVVMILEAMKMETEIRSAFSGTVNDITVGEGDAVTSGQPLILLG comes from the coding sequence ATGTCTAAGCCTCTGGCCCTTACCGAGCTGGTCCTGCGTGATGCCCATCAATCGCTTCTTGCTACACGTATGCGTATTGAGGATATGCTTCCCATTGCTGAAAAGTTAGATAAGGCAGGCTTTTGGTCTGTTGAATCTTGGGGCGGTGCGACCTTTGACGCCTGTATCCGTTATTTGGGAGAAGACCCATGGGAGCGCATTCGTAAGTTAAAGGCAGCCATGCCCAATACCAAACAGCAAATGTTATTGCGTGGTCAAAACCTATTGGGTTATCGCCACTATGCTGACGATGTCGTTACTCGCTTTGTAGAGCGCGCTCACGAAAGCGGTGTAGACGTATTTAGGATTTTTGATGCCATGAATGACATCAGAAATTTAAAAACTGCCATTAAAGCTACCATAGATAGCGGCGCTCATGCGCAAGGCACGATTTCTTACACTGTAAGTCCAGTGCATAATCTAGAGCTATGGCTAGATATGGCTAAACAACTTGAAGACCTCGGCGTGCACTCTATTTGTGTTAAAGATATGGCAGGGCTTTTAAAACCTTATGAATGCGAAGCGTTAATTACAGGGTTAAAAGAAACCGTCGATGTACCTATCGCCATGCAGTGCCACGCCACAACAGGGTTGAGCACCGCAACTTACCAAAAAGCCACTGATGCCGGTATTGATATGCTCGATACAGCTATCTCATCAATGAGCATGACCTACGGTCACAGCGCAACTGAGACTATGGTTTCAATCGTTGAAGGCACAGAACGCGACACGGGTATTGCGCTACCTGAGTTGGAAGAAATTGCGAGTTATTTTAGAGAAGTCAGAAAGAAATACAGCAAATTTGAAGGAAGCCTTAAAGGTGTAGATGCACGTATTCTGCTGGCCCAAGTGCCAGGAGGCATGCTAACCAACATGGAGAGTCAGCTAAAAGAGCAGGGTGCTGAAGATAAGTTTGAAGAGGTGTTAAAAGAAATCCCTCGGGTACGTGAAGACCTTGGATATATTCCTCTTGTAACACCCACCTCGCAAATTGTCGGCACGCAGTCGGTACTCAATGTGCTAACAGGCGAGCGCTATAAGAGTATCACTAAAGAAACGGCTGGTGTACTCAAAGGCGAGTACGGTGCTACTGCAGCGCCAGTAAACAATGAGTTACAAGAGCGTGTGCTAGATGGTGCAGAGCCTGTAACATGCAGACCTGCTGATAACATTGCGCCTGAGCTTGATGCGCTGAGCAAAGAGCTAGATGAACTGGCTGAGAAAAAACAACTTTCGCTGTCAGATGACAAAATCGATGATGTACTGACTTATGCTCTATTTCCACAGATAGGCCTTAAGTTTATCGAAAATCGTGGCAATCCTGATGCGTTTGAACCTGCACCGGGCGCTCAAGAGTCGCAAGGCACCCATGCGCCTAGTCCTGCTGAAGCTAAGTCGAACTCACAAGGGGCTACTGCGGGTGAAACTTACGACGTGAACGTAGAAGGGAAAGTGTATCGCGTAGAAGTGGCACCCTCAGGTACGCTAACGAGCGTTACGCCTGCCGATACGGCTCAACCCCAGCCACAAACTGTAAGCACAGCTTCACCTGCCGCTGCGTCGTCGCAGTCAATTGATGCGCCACTAGCGGGTAACGTATTTAAAGTATTAATACGAACTGGCGATAGTGTATCCGAAGGTGATGTAGTGATGATCCTTGAAGCCATGAAAATGGAAACCGAGATCCGCTCTGCGTTTTCCGGTACGGTCAATGACATTACCGTGGGTGAAGGCGATGCTGTAACTAGCGGCCAACCGTTAATCTTATTGGGGTAA
- a CDS encoding sodium ion-translocating decarboxylase subunit beta codes for MDKLMVLWDSTALAHFEAGQLIMMAVGFGLLYLAIVKKFEPLLLLPIGFGALLTNIPIAGFSEAGGLLHYIYKIGIDTGVFPLLIFMGVGAMTDFSALIANPKMLLLGAAAQFGIFATLFGAIALNLIPGFEFTLKDASAIAIIGGADGPTAIFLASRLAPDLLGAIAVAAYSYMALVPIIQPPIMKALTTKEEREIKMGQLRPVSKREKIIFPLAVLFMTILFLPAATPLVGMFCFGNLMKECGVVDRLSKTAQNELINTVTIFLGLAVGSKLSAEAFLTVETLGILGLGAIAFGIGTAAGVLMAKLMSKLSGGSINPLIGAAGVSAVPMAARVVNKVGLEANPHNFLLMHAMGPNVAGVLGSAVAAGILLALVG; via the coding sequence ATGGATAAGTTAATGGTACTTTGGGATAGTACCGCGCTTGCGCATTTTGAAGCGGGCCAGCTCATAATGATGGCGGTAGGCTTCGGGTTACTCTATTTAGCAATTGTTAAAAAGTTTGAGCCGCTACTCTTGCTACCCATTGGTTTTGGCGCGCTGCTGACGAATATTCCAATTGCTGGTTTTTCAGAAGCGGGTGGCTTATTGCACTACATCTATAAAATTGGCATTGATACAGGTGTATTCCCATTGCTCATTTTTATGGGGGTCGGGGCAATGACAGACTTCAGCGCGCTTATTGCAAACCCCAAAATGTTGCTGCTTGGCGCTGCCGCACAGTTCGGTATTTTTGCTACCTTATTTGGCGCAATAGCGTTAAATCTTATTCCGGGTTTTGAATTTACGTTAAAAGATGCCAGTGCCATTGCCATAATAGGGGGCGCAGATGGGCCGACGGCTATCTTTCTTGCTTCACGTTTAGCACCTGACTTGCTAGGTGCTATTGCGGTCGCTGCATATTCTTATATGGCGCTGGTGCCTATTATCCAGCCGCCCATTATGAAAGCACTGACCACAAAAGAGGAACGCGAAATTAAAATGGGTCAACTTCGGCCTGTATCAAAGCGTGAAAAAATTATCTTTCCACTCGCCGTGTTATTTATGACCATCTTGTTTTTACCAGCTGCCACGCCGCTAGTAGGCATGTTCTGCTTTGGTAATTTGATGAAAGAATGTGGCGTTGTCGACAGGTTAAGTAAAACAGCCCAAAACGAGCTAATCAACACAGTGACCATTTTCCTTGGTTTAGCTGTAGGCTCTAAGCTATCAGCTGAGGCATTCCTTACGGTGGAAACTTTGGGTATTTTGGGCCTAGGCGCAATTGCCTTTGGTATAGGTACTGCTGCTGGCGTGTTGATGGCTAAGTTAATGAGTAAGCTATCCGGTGGGAGTATAAACCCGCTTATTGGTGCTGCGGGCGTCTCTGCAGTGCCTATGGCGGCGAGGGTCGTAAATAAGGTTGGCCTAGAAGCAAACCCTCACAACTTCCTGCTGATGCATGCAATGGGGCCTAATGTAGCTGGTGTGTTAGGTAGTGCAGTCGCTGCAGGTATTTTGCTAGCGCTGGTTGGCTAA
- a CDS encoding ATP-binding cassette domain-containing protein, whose product MDILQVKDLTFIHNEKKRWLKRPEVFQLGPVNMSVKRGETIAIIGENRSGKSLLAKLLVGALPADAGEIEINTHKYLAKYQSKEGQRKRTHDIRMILQHSAESMNPSVPVGKILDEPLRLNTGLSEAERKPIIEDMLVKVGLLREHYYFYRHMLSDGQQQRVALARAIVLKPKVLVADEPFAALDPTIRSQTVNLILQLQQELGLAFIFISHNLGIVRHIADRVVVMEGGEIVEEGKTETIFRWPQHTRTKKLVTAYQSLVPQNTIR is encoded by the coding sequence ATGGACATTTTGCAGGTAAAAGACCTTACGTTTATACATAACGAAAAGAAGCGCTGGTTAAAGCGGCCTGAGGTATTTCAACTTGGCCCGGTTAATATGAGCGTTAAACGAGGGGAAACTATTGCCATCATAGGGGAAAACCGTTCGGGTAAATCCCTTCTTGCTAAATTATTAGTTGGCGCCCTACCTGCCGATGCGGGTGAAATTGAAATAAACACTCACAAGTATTTAGCCAAGTACCAGTCAAAAGAGGGCCAACGCAAGCGGACCCACGACATTCGTATGATTCTGCAACACAGTGCGGAATCGATGAACCCATCGGTTCCGGTGGGCAAAATCCTAGACGAACCCTTGCGTTTGAATACGGGTCTTAGCGAAGCCGAGCGCAAGCCTATTATCGAAGATATGTTGGTAAAGGTAGGGTTACTTCGCGAGCACTATTACTTTTACCGGCACATGCTTTCTGACGGCCAACAACAGCGCGTAGCCTTGGCTAGAGCTATAGTACTAAAACCCAAAGTGCTCGTTGCAGATGAACCCTTTGCTGCATTAGACCCTACTATTCGCTCGCAGACGGTGAACCTAATACTGCAACTACAGCAAGAACTCGGTTTGGCGTTTATCTTCATAAGCCATAATTTAGGGATTGTCCGGCATATTGCAGATAGAGTTGTGGTAATGGAAGGCGGCGAAATTGTAGAGGAAGGTAAAACTGAAACTATTTTCAGGTGGCCGCAGCACACTCGCACTAAGAAACTGGTCACCGCTTACCAGTCGCTAGTGCCGCAAAATACAATTCGTTAA
- a CDS encoding oligopeptide/dipeptide ABC transporter ATP-binding protein, which produces MPMLDIKNLTLEMQNGDSTIKALDKVNLSVSSGEIRALVGESGSGKSLIVSAICGALPNQWNLTADRMSWNGENLLGMSVQQRREVMRREIAVVFQNPQAALDPSATLGEQLEESIPDEFVEGSWFWQRAQHRKKIAISTVHKVGIKHHKHYLSAFPHQIPADIGQKFMIAMALVSQPKLLIADDPTRGMEPTTKTQILKLFTRLNQTRSLSILFVSHDLLAIASMSHSMTVLYAGQTVESGKMKHIKKRPLHPYTKALLDSAPSFRKDLPPKSALPTLSGSIPTLQHLPIGCRLGPRCPRAQRACVQTPAVRKIHDHSYSCHYPLHMEKL; this is translated from the coding sequence ATGCCAATGCTTGATATCAAAAACCTCACCCTAGAAATGCAGAACGGTGATAGCACCATAAAGGCTTTGGATAAGGTAAATTTGTCAGTGAGTTCAGGAGAGATTCGTGCTTTGGTGGGCGAATCGGGTTCTGGTAAAAGCCTTATTGTGTCGGCAATTTGCGGAGCGCTTCCAAACCAGTGGAATTTAACCGCCGACCGCATGAGCTGGAATGGAGAAAACCTATTAGGTATGTCGGTTCAACAACGCCGCGAAGTGATGCGTCGTGAAATTGCGGTGGTTTTTCAAAACCCGCAAGCGGCGCTTGACCCGTCAGCCACGCTTGGTGAGCAACTTGAAGAAAGCATTCCTGACGAATTCGTTGAAGGTAGCTGGTTTTGGCAACGTGCGCAGCACAGAAAAAAGATAGCAATAAGTACTGTACACAAGGTGGGAATAAAGCATCACAAGCATTACTTAAGTGCATTCCCTCACCAAATTCCCGCTGATATTGGGCAAAAGTTCATGATAGCCATGGCGCTAGTGTCTCAACCCAAATTACTTATCGCAGATGATCCCACTCGAGGCATGGAGCCCACAACTAAGACGCAGATCCTAAAACTCTTTACGCGCCTTAATCAAACTCGCTCTCTATCGATTTTGTTTGTCAGCCATGATTTGCTTGCCATTGCAAGTATGTCACATTCAATGACCGTCCTCTACGCGGGGCAAACGGTAGAATCGGGAAAGATGAAGCACATTAAAAAGCGCCCTCTTCACCCTTACACTAAAGCGCTATTAGACAGTGCACCAAGCTTCAGAAAGGACTTACCGCCTAAGTCTGCACTACCTACGTTGAGCGGCTCTATACCAACGCTACAACATTTGCCTATTGGTTGTCGTTTAGGCCCCCGCTGTCCACGAGCCCAGCGCGCTTGTGTGCAAACGCCCGCCGTACGCAAAATTCACGATCATAGCTACAGCTGTCATTACCCGCTACATATGGAGAAGCTGTGA
- a CDS encoding ABC transporter permease subunit, translated as MPQFSLYEEEFHPSPWQRTWASFKNSHISMLGLIMLALFVVCAVFAPLITPYDAVEQNIDGLLIPPSWLANGSITHLFGTDALGRDLFTRIIYGCRTTLGSAFLTVVLAMLVGVSLGTLAGMLRGVRSSVANHLLDALMAIPTLLIAIIIVAILGTGLVNSMWAITLALIPQFVHHTRSFVRAEMKKDYIVASTLDGASKWQLFVHSILPNMTEMLVVQGTLALSIAVIDISALGFLNLGAQSPLPELGVILADGLDVTYLAPWNVAVPGMAIFFIVLSINIVGDGLRSSLRKRVSH; from the coding sequence GTGCCACAGTTTAGTTTGTACGAAGAAGAGTTTCACCCATCACCTTGGCAACGGACCTGGGCTTCGTTCAAGAACAGCCACATTTCTATGCTGGGTTTAATTATGCTAGCGCTATTTGTGGTATGTGCCGTATTCGCCCCTCTCATTACCCCATATGACGCTGTGGAGCAGAACATTGACGGATTGTTGATTCCACCTAGCTGGTTAGCGAATGGTTCTATCACCCATTTATTCGGCACAGACGCGCTAGGAAGAGATTTATTTACCCGTATTATTTACGGCTGCCGAACAACACTGGGCTCGGCCTTCTTGACCGTAGTACTTGCGATGCTAGTTGGTGTTAGTTTAGGTACCCTTGCTGGTATGTTACGTGGAGTCCGCTCAAGTGTTGCGAATCACTTACTTGATGCGCTTATGGCGATCCCTACACTACTGATTGCTATTATCATAGTTGCAATACTTGGTACGGGTTTGGTCAACAGTATGTGGGCTATTACCCTAGCCCTTATTCCCCAGTTTGTGCACCACACGCGCAGTTTCGTGCGCGCAGAAATGAAGAAAGACTACATTGTTGCGTCAACGCTTGACGGTGCTAGCAAGTGGCAGCTTTTTGTTCACTCTATTTTACCTAATATGACGGAAATGCTTGTTGTTCAAGGAACGCTGGCTCTTTCAATTGCAGTGATTGATATATCGGCTCTTGGTTTCTTAAACTTGGGCGCTCAATCGCCGTTACCTGAATTAGGTGTAATTCTGGCCGACGGACTAGACGTTACTTACCTAGCGCCTTGGAATGTAGCGGTACCCGGTATGGCGATATTTTTTATTGTGCTGTCCATCAATATCGTGGGTGACGGCTTGCGTTCTTCATTGAGAAAAAGGGTGAGTCACTAA
- a CDS encoding ABC transporter permease: MIQILLRYCTLFILTLLVLTIISFSLAYLFPGDTLENLTGLVPQNEMQRAALEKQFKLDQSYIFQFIYYVGNLLTGDWGYSFTSGLPLREEVGIAMPATIELATYAMLMALFIGIPLGYYAGIRCYSTSDHLINSASITTYSFPVFWFALLLILVFSLELDLAPLSGRISLIYDIEPVTGFILFDVLLSDIENKSLAFKDALSHLALPTFAIGAITTASMIRITRRSVIDVKHRPYIAAAVSRGLSSWQIFFRHILRNALLPILPLMAIQITTLITNAMIVETLFSWPGIGNWLIQAIYQRDYPALRIGMMAVSTVVITLTILVDVLNRMIDPSREKYERATV, from the coding sequence GTGATCCAAATTCTCCTTAGATATTGCACATTATTCATATTAACGCTTTTAGTGTTAACGATTATTTCGTTCTCGCTGGCCTACCTTTTTCCAGGCGATACGTTGGAAAACCTGACCGGACTTGTGCCACAAAATGAGATGCAGCGCGCCGCGTTAGAGAAGCAGTTTAAGCTAGACCAGTCTTATATTTTTCAGTTTATTTACTATGTAGGTAATTTGCTGACCGGTGATTGGGGCTATAGTTTCACGTCTGGTCTGCCCTTAAGAGAGGAAGTAGGTATAGCGATGCCAGCAACTATAGAACTGGCAACGTACGCAATGCTGATGGCCTTGTTTATTGGAATCCCCTTAGGCTATTACGCCGGCATTCGCTGTTATTCAACGTCTGACCACTTAATAAATAGTGCAAGTATTACTACCTATTCTTTCCCTGTCTTTTGGTTCGCTCTGCTGCTTATTCTGGTATTTAGTTTGGAATTGGACTTGGCCCCACTGTCTGGTCGAATAAGTTTAATTTACGACATAGAGCCAGTAACCGGCTTTATTCTATTTGACGTTTTGCTGTCGGATATCGAAAACAAATCCTTAGCATTTAAAGATGCACTATCACACTTAGCGCTGCCCACATTCGCTATTGGCGCCATAACCACGGCATCAATGATACGCATAACTCGGCGCTCAGTTATAGATGTAAAACATCGCCCCTATATTGCTGCAGCCGTGTCGCGCGGGCTTTCTAGTTGGCAAATATTCTTTCGCCATATACTACGTAATGCACTACTTCCCATTTTGCCGCTGATGGCGATTCAAATTACTACGCTTATAACCAATGCAATGATTGTTGAAACCTTGTTTTCATGGCCAGGAATTGGCAACTGGCTAATTCAAGCCATCTATCAACGGGATTACCCTGCTTTACGTATTGGTATGATGGCGGTATCTACGGTAGTAATTACCCTGACGATTCTGGTCGATGTATTAAACCGTATGATTGACCCAAGTAGAGAGAAATACGAGCGTGCCACAGTTTAG
- a CDS encoding ABC transporter substrate-binding protein codes for MSHGLMKRLSLCLCTALLVASCAKQNKQAFYNTGIIYCSESNPVTFNPQLDTSSTTSDASSHQLYDRLLDFDPDSGRIVPSLASSWLVSDDGLTYAFQLRRDVWFHTTRYFEPSRNFNADDVIFSIDRWRLSSHPYHYVSGGSYPYFESIGLAQNIASVERVNGYRVEITLKRRDSSFLANLATDFAVILSEEYANKLAQAGTPSKIDQLPIGTGPFKFESYRKDHFIKYLRHDNYWRTQALKENGSNMASAPQDVSEAQNKPDVEQLIFDITPRSSLRLAKLMTGECDATAFPAQTELEVIRTEDDLTLAEKPGLNVGFWAFNTQRPPFDNPDVRRALAAAIDKNTLLEAVYFDSATRAKTLLPAASWAFQNDADDTAYNPVLARKLLADAGIAPGFSMTIWAMPVERAYNPNATKMAELIQRYLRDVGVDATIVSYDWATFRRHLQEGLHDSVLIGWSADNGDPDNFYRPLLSCGAIPSGTNRAMWCNDSYDKLLNEALQTDDIDERAAIYKQVNRLLYERLPVVPIAHAYRYQAYRNELEGMTINPFGGVRFGGVEKAL; via the coding sequence ATGTCCCATGGTTTGATGAAGCGTTTGTCATTATGTTTATGTACAGCGCTTCTTGTTGCATCCTGTGCGAAGCAGAATAAACAAGCGTTTTATAATACGGGTATTATTTATTGTTCTGAAAGCAACCCAGTAACTTTTAATCCGCAGCTTGATACATCGAGCACAACCTCTGATGCCTCATCTCACCAACTGTACGACAGACTTCTCGACTTCGACCCCGATTCTGGTCGCATAGTACCAAGTCTAGCTAGTAGCTGGTTAGTCAGTGATGACGGACTCACCTACGCCTTTCAGCTACGTAGAGACGTATGGTTTCACACTACCCGCTATTTTGAACCAAGCAGAAACTTCAATGCCGACGATGTTATTTTTAGTATCGACCGCTGGCGCTTAAGCTCACATCCCTATCACTACGTGTCGGGCGGAAGCTACCCTTATTTTGAAAGTATTGGCCTTGCCCAAAATATCGCGTCTGTTGAACGGGTAAATGGTTATCGTGTTGAAATTACACTTAAACGCCGTGACAGCTCATTTTTGGCAAATTTAGCGACCGATTTCGCCGTTATTCTGTCAGAAGAATATGCCAATAAGCTTGCACAGGCTGGTACGCCCAGCAAAATTGACCAGCTTCCAATTGGCACTGGGCCCTTCAAATTTGAAAGTTACCGAAAGGACCACTTTATTAAGTATCTTCGCCACGACAACTATTGGCGCACACAAGCTCTTAAAGAAAATGGAAGTAATATGGCTTCAGCGCCACAAGATGTGAGCGAAGCCCAAAACAAGCCCGACGTTGAACAACTTATTTTCGATATAACACCTCGGAGTTCGTTACGCTTGGCTAAGCTGATGACAGGGGAATGTGATGCAACTGCATTCCCAGCACAAACTGAACTTGAAGTGATTCGAACAGAGGATGATCTGACATTAGCGGAAAAACCAGGGCTAAATGTGGGCTTTTGGGCCTTTAATACTCAGCGCCCGCCGTTTGATAACCCCGATGTAAGGCGAGCGCTCGCCGCGGCTATTGATAAAAACACCTTATTAGAAGCAGTTTATTTCGACAGTGCAACACGGGCTAAGACCCTGCTGCCTGCGGCTAGCTGGGCATTTCAAAACGATGCCGATGACACAGCTTACAACCCTGTTCTAGCGCGTAAATTATTGGCCGATGCGGGAATAGCTCCTGGGTTTTCAATGACGATATGGGCCATGCCGGTCGAGCGCGCTTATAACCCCAACGCAACGAAGATGGCCGAGCTGATTCAGCGATACCTTCGCGATGTAGGTGTAGATGCAACTATCGTTAGTTACGATTGGGCGACATTTAGACGTCATCTACAAGAAGGCCTGCACGACTCCGTATTAATCGGCTGGTCTGCCGATAACGGCGACCCTGACAACTTTTATCGCCCCTTGTTGAGCTGCGGAGCAATCCCATCTGGAACAAACCGGGCAATGTGGTGCAACGACAGTTATGACAAGCTACTCAACGAGGCGCTTCAAACCGATGACATTGACGAGAGAGCGGCTATTTACAAGCAAGTAAATAGGCTATTGTACGAACGTCTCCCTGTGGTCCCCATTGCACATGCCTATCGTTATCAAGCATATAGAAATGAGTTAGAAGGCATGACTATTAATCCCTTTGGCGGTGTGCGTTTTGGCGGGGTAGAGAAAGCACTGTGA
- the pspF gene encoding phage shock protein operon transcriptional activator translates to MSRYRQQDNLLGQANSFLEVLEQISQIAPLDKPVLVIGERGTGKELIAARLHFLSKRWDQNYIKLNCAALSESLLESELFGYEAGAFTGASKRREGRFEVAHNGTLFLDELANTSGLIQEKLLRVVEYGEFERVGGSKSVKTDVRLIAATNEDLPALADAGEFRADLLDRLAFDVITIPPLRERREDIMMLAENFAINMAREMEMELFSGFTEKAKRTLLDYDWPGNIRELKNVVERAVYRTNNPHLPVHEIVLDPFESAFRPKGRVKTNDRVSTPDSPNVVAQTDTPMVNEHIEGADVTPLIPAKKQEIVEYPIDLKERSQQHEIDMIKQALADSQFNQKKTAEKLSLTYHQLRGYLKKYNLLDSSAENVEA, encoded by the coding sequence ATGAGTAGGTATCGACAGCAAGACAATTTACTTGGCCAAGCGAATAGTTTTCTAGAAGTTTTAGAGCAAATTTCACAGATTGCCCCACTAGACAAACCCGTTCTCGTCATTGGCGAACGAGGTACTGGTAAAGAGCTGATTGCTGCCCGTCTGCACTTCTTATCAAAGCGCTGGGATCAAAACTATATTAAGCTGAATTGCGCGGCACTAAGTGAAAGCCTATTAGAAAGTGAGCTTTTCGGTTATGAAGCCGGCGCCTTTACCGGCGCTTCGAAACGTCGCGAAGGTCGCTTTGAAGTGGCGCACAACGGTACCCTATTTCTTGACGAACTTGCTAACACATCGGGTCTTATTCAGGAAAAGCTACTGCGGGTAGTGGAATATGGTGAATTTGAGCGCGTAGGTGGCAGTAAGTCAGTGAAAACCGATGTACGCCTTATCGCAGCTACCAACGAAGATTTGCCAGCGCTTGCCGATGCCGGTGAATTTCGCGCAGACCTTCTCGACCGTCTTGCTTTTGATGTTATTACCATCCCTCCACTTCGCGAGCGTCGAGAAGATATCATGATGTTAGCCGAAAACTTCGCCATCAATATGGCCCGTGAAATGGAAATGGAACTGTTTAGCGGCTTCACTGAAAAAGCGAAGCGTACTCTGCTTGATTATGATTGGCCTGGTAATATCCGTGAACTTAAGAATGTTGTCGAACGTGCAGTTTACAGAACGAATAACCCTCACCTCCCAGTCCATGAAATAGTGTTAGACCCCTTCGAGTCAGCCTTCCGTCCGAAAGGCAGAGTAAAAACAAATGATAGAGTGAGCACCCCAGATTCGCCTAACGTGGTTGCACAAACAGACACGCCAATGGTAAATGAACATATTGAAGGTGCTGACGTTACACCACTCATCCCTGCCAAAAAGCAGGAAATTGTCGAATACCCCATAGATTTGAAAGAACGCTCTCAACAACATGAGATAGATATGATAAAACAGGCACTTGCTGACAGTCAGTTTAATCAAAAGAAAACCGCTGAAAAATTGAGCCTGACTTATCATCAGCTGCGAGGCTATCTCAAAAAATATAACTTACTAGATTCTTCCGCTGAAAACGTCGAGGCGTAG
- the pspA gene encoding phage shock protein PspA, with product MGIFSRFTDIVNSNINAILDKAEDPEKMVRLIIQEMEDTLVEVRSASAKTLANKKEIVNQIAKYESNANDWEAKAELALSKDREDLARAALQEKKKSAEAAEALSKELAVVEEQISKLQDEIGQLQEKLADAKSRQKAIIMRQKTASSRLEVKKTLDSTRVDNAMGRFEQYERKIDDLESQVEAYDLGKKTLQDEFAELEASDKVEDELAALKAKVKGANKSTEKSE from the coding sequence ATGGGTATCTTCTCGCGTTTTACAGATATTGTGAATTCGAATATTAATGCGATTTTAGACAAAGCCGAAGATCCTGAGAAAATGGTTAGATTAATCATTCAGGAAATGGAAGACACATTGGTTGAGGTGCGCTCTGCATCTGCAAAGACGCTAGCCAATAAAAAGGAAATAGTTAATCAAATTGCAAAGTATGAAAGCAATGCAAATGATTGGGAAGCAAAAGCAGAGCTTGCGTTAAGCAAAGATAGAGAAGACTTAGCCCGAGCTGCGCTACAAGAAAAGAAAAAGTCTGCAGAAGCTGCAGAAGCGCTAAGTAAAGAATTGGCCGTTGTTGAAGAACAAATCAGCAAGCTTCAGGATGAAATTGGCCAGCTTCAAGAAAAGCTTGCAGATGCTAAGAGCCGTCAAAAAGCGATTATTATGCGTCAGAAAACTGCAAGCTCTCGTCTAGAAGTCAAGAAGACACTAGATAGTACGAGAGTAGATAATGCAATGGGGCGCTTTGAGCAATACGAGCGTAAAATCGATGACCTTGAATCACAGGTAGAAGCTTATGATTTGGGTAAAAAGACGCTGCAAGATGAGTTTGCAGAGCTAGAAGCCAGCGACAAGGTCGAGGACGAACTAGCTGCACTTAAAGCCAAGGTAAAAGGTGCAAATAAAAGCACTGAAAAATCAGAATAA